One part of the Pseudemcibacter aquimaris genome encodes these proteins:
- the miaA gene encoding tRNA (adenosine(37)-N6)-dimethylallyltransferase MiaA, protein MRKIILLGGPTASGKSSLALKWAAESDGEIVNGDSMQIYKELDILTACPSEDEMAMTPHHLYRVLKGDDACSAERWREMARGVIDDVWSRGKVPIIVGGTGLYLKALVYGLSKVPEIDEEIRAEIREEIKQSGSELAHEKLSNLDPEMAGRLAPGDSQRIGRALEVILATKRSLAEWQKEPLVGGLMDEDGLEIKKNVLERDRAVLYERCNDRFDYMIREGGAIEEVSALMELNYPENVAVMKSLGVPQIIEYLKGNISLDECVTLAQTATRQFAKRQMTWFRNQFSDWNVIKL, encoded by the coding sequence ATGCGGAAAATAATCCTGCTTGGTGGGCCAACAGCCAGTGGAAAGTCGTCACTCGCCCTGAAATGGGCGGCGGAAAGTGACGGTGAAATCGTCAATGGCGATAGTATGCAGATCTATAAAGAACTGGATATCCTGACCGCATGCCCGTCGGAAGACGAAATGGCGATGACACCGCATCATTTATACCGGGTATTAAAAGGGGATGATGCTTGTTCCGCCGAACGTTGGCGAGAAATGGCAAGAGGGGTAATTGATGATGTCTGGTCACGTGGCAAGGTTCCCATTATTGTTGGCGGTACGGGATTATATTTAAAGGCGCTTGTATACGGTCTTTCCAAAGTTCCAGAAATTGATGAAGAAATCCGCGCGGAAATTCGCGAGGAGATTAAACAAAGCGGCTCGGAATTAGCGCATGAAAAATTATCGAACCTTGATCCTGAAATGGCAGGGAGGTTGGCACCGGGTGATAGCCAACGTATTGGTCGCGCCCTTGAAGTGATATTAGCGACAAAAAGAAGTCTGGCTGAATGGCAGAAAGAACCGCTTGTTGGCGGTCTTATGGATGAAGATGGTCTGGAAATAAAAAAGAACGTTTTGGAACGTGACCGCGCCGTACTTTATGAACGCTGTAACGACCGTTTTGATTACATGATCCGTGAGGGCGGCGCGATAGAAGAGGTCAGCGCTTTAATGGAATTGAATTATCCTGAAAATGTAGCGGTGATGAAGTCACTGGGCGTGCCGCAAATTATTGAATATTTAAAAGGAAATATAAGCCTTGATGAATGTGTGACCCTTGCACAAACCGCGACCAGACAGTTTGCGAAACGACAAATGACCTGGTTCAGAAATCAATTTTCCGACTGGAACGTCATCAAATTGTAA
- the serB gene encoding phosphoserine phosphatase SerB — translation MTKVLTLISNPENPTLNDEIKDQIAAAVNASSTKWLNKNIAFDIYFDGEIDTSIIKGDFDYAVQDVATRGKKLLLADMDSTIIQCECIDELADFLGIKDKVSGITEAAMRGEIDFKGALRERVALLKGLNVSDLETVFNQRVKLTPGAETLVKTMNANGANTVLVSGGFTYFTGRVSEITGFKANRANILLHEDGKLTGEVGEPIVDSDTKINTLREFQSADSLETHEIIAVGDGANDIPMLNGAGLGVGYHPFPAAGEAADVAIEHADLTALLYLQGYSIDDFVD, via the coding sequence ATGACTAAGGTTCTGACGCTTATTTCCAACCCGGAAAACCCCACACTTAACGATGAAATTAAAGATCAAATTGCAGCCGCTGTTAACGCATCTAGCACAAAATGGCTGAATAAAAATATCGCTTTTGATATCTATTTCGATGGTGAAATTGATACATCAATCATAAAGGGCGATTTTGATTATGCCGTTCAGGATGTCGCGACACGCGGTAAAAAACTACTGCTCGCAGATATGGATAGCACCATTATTCAATGTGAATGTATTGATGAACTCGCGGATTTCTTAGGGATTAAAGATAAAGTTTCCGGCATAACAGAAGCGGCCATGCGTGGCGAAATTGATTTTAAGGGCGCATTACGTGAACGCGTCGCGCTTCTTAAAGGATTAAATGTTTCCGATCTTGAAACCGTATTTAACCAAAGGGTTAAATTAACACCCGGTGCAGAAACTCTTGTTAAAACCATGAATGCGAATGGCGCGAATACGGTTCTTGTGTCCGGTGGTTTTACTTATTTCACTGGACGCGTATCAGAAATCACAGGTTTTAAAGCTAATCGTGCGAATATCCTGCTTCATGAAGACGGCAAGTTAACAGGCGAAGTTGGTGAACCAATCGTTGATTCAGATACAAAAATCAACACATTACGGGAATTTCAATCAGCGGATAGCCTTGAAACTCACGAAATTATCGCTGTTGGCGATGGTGCCAATGATATTCCGATGTTAAATGGCGCAGGACTTGGTGTTGGATATCACCCATTCCCCGCTGCGGGTGAAGCCGCCGATGTTGCAATTGAACATGCCGACTTAACAGCCCTACTTTACTTACAAGGCTATTCAATAGACGATTTTGTAGATTAG
- a CDS encoding PQQ-dependent sugar dehydrogenase, which produces MKKTISILSAAFIGALFANTSNAQAPELDKLVMPDGFAAEVYARIPNARQMALGEDGTVYVGTLGDARGRIFAITDSNGDYKADDVTVIDQGLKSPSGLTYKNGDLYVGAISTIYKYTDIANSLSDPKAEIVTDKLPTDTHHGWKFIDFGPDNLLYIPVGAPCNICDPDDIYAAIHTMDINDPNNSLTKIAGGVRNTVGFDWDPKTGELWFTDNGGDGLGDEMPADELNKISKNGEHFGYPYIHQGDFNDPEFGNGKNAADYTPPAQKLAPHAGAVGMAFYKGDMFPGSYKNNIIVAEHGSWNRTEEAGHTGHRLTLVTVENGKAVKYEPFITGFLQNNEAWGRPSDILELNDGSLLVADDHAGVVYRVTYSK; this is translated from the coding sequence ATGAAAAAAACAATCAGTATCTTATCCGCAGCATTTATTGGCGCTCTTTTTGCGAATACTTCAAACGCACAAGCACCTGAACTTGATAAGCTAGTGATGCCGGATGGCTTTGCGGCGGAAGTATACGCACGCATCCCTAATGCGCGTCAAATGGCACTTGGCGAAGACGGAACCGTATATGTCGGCACCCTTGGTGATGCACGCGGTCGCATTTTTGCAATTACAGATAGTAACGGCGATTATAAAGCAGACGATGTAACTGTCATTGATCAAGGTTTGAAATCACCTTCTGGATTAACTTATAAAAATGGTGATCTTTATGTTGGCGCTATTAGCACCATTTATAAATATACAGACATCGCAAATTCATTAAGTGACCCTAAAGCAGAAATCGTCACTGATAAGTTACCAACTGATACACATCATGGCTGGAAATTTATCGACTTTGGACCTGATAACTTACTTTACATTCCTGTTGGCGCACCATGTAATATCTGTGATCCCGATGACATTTATGCCGCAATCCATACAATGGATATAAATGATCCAAACAATAGCCTAACAAAAATCGCGGGTGGAGTTCGCAATACTGTTGGCTTTGACTGGGATCCAAAAACGGGGGAACTTTGGTTCACTGATAACGGCGGTGACGGCCTTGGTGATGAAATGCCTGCCGATGAATTAAATAAAATTTCTAAAAATGGTGAACATTTCGGCTACCCGTACATTCATCAGGGTGACTTTAATGACCCAGAATTTGGCAATGGGAAAAATGCAGCTGATTATACACCTCCCGCGCAAAAATTAGCCCCACATGCTGGTGCGGTTGGCATGGCTTTTTATAAAGGGGATATGTTCCCGGGAAGTTATAAAAATAATATCATCGTCGCAGAACACGGTTCATGGAACCGCACTGAAGAAGCGGGCCATACAGGACACCGATTAACCCTTGTCACTGTTGAAAATGGTAAGGCAGTGAAATATGAACCATTCATCACAGGCTTCCTTCAAAATAACGAAGCATGGGGCCGCCCATCCGATATACTTGAATTAAATGACGGCAGTCTATTGGTCGCAGATGATCATGCGGGCGTTGTTTACAGAGTAACTTATAGTAAATAA
- a CDS encoding porin family protein, protein MKKTLTKIALFAALLLPVQAAFSQGSPHDGLYIGADATYDLTRFDSYRVESLTDMTPTDNKLIYDDEGLAAGLFIGYRLSERQFTLAVEGRYGYSFINNELSVAETYENTNEFGISVLPGIWVNDNMILFTRFGASQQTVTRTFEGVLNQNSDTGFHFGAGVEIILPNNLAIRGEYNRATFQHEMSQVFVDNTVDPAVTTQVDFQNKFRRDRFQVSMIARF, encoded by the coding sequence ATGAAAAAGACATTAACAAAAATTGCACTATTTGCTGCACTGCTGTTACCTGTACAAGCAGCATTTTCACAAGGCAGCCCACATGACGGTTTATATATTGGTGCGGACGCAACCTACGACTTAACACGTTTTGATTCCTATCGCGTGGAAAGCCTTACGGACATGACACCAACAGACAACAAATTAATTTATGATGACGAAGGTCTCGCGGCTGGTTTGTTCATCGGTTACAGATTATCCGAACGTCAATTCACACTTGCTGTTGAAGGTCGCTATGGCTACAGTTTCATCAACAACGAGTTATCAGTTGCTGAAACATATGAAAATACAAACGAATTTGGTATTTCAGTTCTTCCTGGAATTTGGGTGAATGATAACATGATCCTATTCACACGATTTGGCGCTTCGCAGCAAACTGTAACCAGAACATTTGAAGGGGTATTAAACCAAAATTCAGATACAGGCTTTCATTTTGGTGCGGGCGTAGAAATTATCCTTCCAAATAATCTCGCTATTAGAGGGGAATATAACCGCGCAACGTTCCAACATGAGATGTCACAAGTGTTTGTTGATAACACAGTTGACCCTGCTGTCACTACTCAGGTTGATTTCCAAAATAAATTCAGACGTGACCGCTTTCAAGTTTCTATGATTGCTCGCTTCTAA
- a CDS encoding pyridoxal phosphate-dependent aminotransferase, with the protein MTTELTRRDWLVGGATVAGSMLVSKMASAQTVPAPILKPTRENPIRAGFNENVYGPSLRAKKVMDKAAETAHLYNFFAQRDLNKIISDMEGIPGSHSAIGNGSTPFLERSAMACAIKQGKVLAPEPTYQSVVGTAKMLGVDVVSVPVGDDMHINLDAMRAAMTDDIKLIYLCNPNNPIPSIIEKNALKDFCLEMSKRALIVVDEAYYEYVNNPDFQSMKDLVVDNKNIIICRTASKIHGFAGVRIGFAFAHPETMRLITGPFNISLANVAVAGAVESYQDLEYQNFIKQKNRESMDILEKMFEDLNLEYVKSNTNFAFFNAGRPSSEVATEMRKHGILTGRPFPPFTNWVRLSTVKPEEMQIVADKYRELFG; encoded by the coding sequence ATGACGACTGAATTAACCCGCCGCGATTGGCTTGTTGGGGGCGCGACTGTTGCCGGATCAATGCTCGTATCAAAAATGGCATCAGCACAAACTGTTCCAGCACCGATTTTAAAACCAACACGTGAAAACCCGATCCGCGCCGGATTTAATGAAAATGTATATGGTCCGTCATTAAGAGCAAAGAAAGTAATGGATAAGGCAGCTGAAACAGCGCATCTTTATAATTTCTTTGCACAGCGCGATTTAAATAAGATTATTTCTGACATGGAAGGCATTCCCGGTTCACACAGCGCAATAGGAAATGGATCAACCCCATTTCTTGAACGTTCCGCAATGGCATGCGCCATTAAACAAGGAAAAGTACTTGCCCCTGAACCCACATACCAAAGTGTAGTTGGTACAGCAAAAATGCTTGGTGTTGATGTCGTATCCGTACCTGTTGGTGACGATATGCATATTAACCTGGACGCCATGCGCGCTGCCATGACAGATGATATCAAACTGATTTATCTGTGTAATCCAAACAACCCGATCCCAAGCATTATTGAAAAGAATGCGCTGAAGGACTTCTGTCTTGAAATGTCAAAACGCGCCCTCATAGTTGTTGATGAAGCATACTATGAATATGTGAATAACCCCGATTTCCAATCCATGAAAGATCTGGTGGTTGACAATAAGAACATCATTATTTGTCGCACAGCATCAAAAATTCACGGGTTTGCCGGTGTACGTATCGGTTTTGCCTTTGCCCATCCTGAAACGATGCGCTTGATTACTGGTCCGTTTAATATTTCACTGGCAAATGTTGCTGTTGCTGGTGCAGTGGAAAGTTATCAGGATCTTGAGTACCAAAACTTCATTAAACAGAAAAACCGTGAAAGCATGGATATTCTGGAGAAAATGTTCGAGGATCTAAATCTGGAATATGTAAAATCAAACACTAACTTTGCATTCTTTAATGCCGGAAGACCATCATCAGAGGTCGCAACGGAAATGAGAAAGCACGGTATTCTTACCGGACGCCCGTTCCCACCATTTACAAACTGGGTTCGTTTAAGCACCGTCAAACCTGAAGAAATGCAAATTGTTGCTGATAAGTACCGTGAATTATTCGGTTAA
- a CDS encoding pyridoxal phosphate-dependent aminotransferase, with translation MTTKMTRRDWLTGSATAAAATLALSGTKATAQTFMQPNVNPTAENPIRAHFNENPYGQSKMAIKAMKDAFDKSHLYTFREVFDLMGLMAELEDIPFEYVTLGAGSTEILEKAAVLNHVSGGAVMSPTPTYGDIARFSKTLGTKLIEVPVGDDLAINLEAMRAAMTDEVKLIYLCNPNNPIPTIIEKNALKEFITEMSNRGVTVLVDEAYHEYVDNPDYESMVSMVRENKNVIVTRTASKIHAFAGVRIGICYSHPDFVQKSYGLFSNTLNYTAIRGAMASYRDTEYQAFLKQKNKECLEICYEMFEELGLEYVKSNANFTFFNAGRPALEVAETMKKHHILTGREFKLYSNWVRLSMTKPEEMKYFVEKYKQEYA, from the coding sequence ATGACTACTAAAATGACACGCCGTGATTGGTTAACCGGCTCTGCAACTGCGGCTGCGGCAACTTTGGCCCTTTCAGGAACAAAAGCAACCGCACAAACATTTATGCAACCAAATGTCAATCCGACAGCAGAAAATCCAATCCGCGCGCATTTTAATGAAAACCCATATGGGCAATCAAAAATGGCCATTAAAGCGATGAAGGATGCGTTTGATAAATCGCACCTTTATACGTTCCGCGAAGTTTTCGATCTTATGGGCCTGATGGCAGAACTTGAAGATATTCCGTTTGAATATGTAACCCTTGGTGCAGGATCAACAGAAATACTGGAAAAGGCAGCTGTACTTAATCATGTTAGTGGTGGTGCGGTTATGTCCCCTACCCCAACATATGGCGATATTGCAAGATTTTCCAAAACACTCGGCACTAAACTGATCGAAGTACCAGTTGGTGATGACTTGGCAATTAATCTGGAAGCTATGCGAGCTGCCATGACGGATGAAGTGAAGCTCATTTATCTTTGTAATCCGAACAATCCAATTCCGACCATCATTGAAAAAAATGCATTAAAAGAATTCATCACTGAAATGTCTAATCGTGGTGTAACTGTCCTGGTTGATGAAGCATATCATGAATATGTTGATAATCCGGATTATGAAAGTATGGTCAGCATGGTTCGTGAAAATAAAAATGTGATTGTTACAAGAACCGCTTCAAAAATCCATGCCTTTGCTGGCGTGCGTATTGGTATTTGTTATTCGCACCCTGATTTTGTTCAAAAATCATATGGCCTGTTTTCCAATACATTAAATTACACAGCCATCAGAGGCGCCATGGCGAGTTACCGGGACACTGAATATCAAGCATTCCTGAAACAGAAAAACAAAGAATGCCTGGAAATATGTTATGAAATGTTTGAAGAACTTGGCCTAGAATATGTGAAATCAAACGCCAACTTCACGTTTTTCAATGCTGGACGCCCTGCACTTGAAGTCGCAGAAACCATGAAAAAACATCACATTCTTACGGGCCGTGAGTTTAAACTATATAGCAACTGGGTTAGACTAAGCATGACGAAACCGGAAGAAATGAAATATTTTGTCGAAAAGTATAAGCAAGAATACGCTTAA
- a CDS encoding pyridoxal phosphate-dependent aminotransferase, which translates to MTNNLTRRDWLVGTSAVAGSMMIANAASAQDMASMTNMGMPISKDNPIRMTNNENPYGINPKAMDVIIKAYKRAHIYNFRARRELTKVIADMENIPEECIAVGAGSSEYLVAAGTLCAVSGGDMVIPEITFGSITRSASALGSKIIQAPMNEDLSISLDSLRKAMTKNTKCVYICNPNNPVPSIVEKTALEQFCLEVSKQAMVVVDEAYYEYVRDDSYSTMAHLIKDNPNIIVLRTASKIHAFANVRIGFAFAHPDTMKKLMAFRSGTSSYPAIMGAVASYKDLDYQKFVIDKNYESLEILYKMFEELNMPYVKAHANFVFANAGRDASEVREKLLESGVLIGRQYAHSPNWIRISTAKPEETQYMVDVYKRDFG; encoded by the coding sequence ATGACAAATAATTTAACAAGACGTGACTGGCTGGTTGGTACATCCGCCGTCGCAGGCAGCATGATGATCGCAAACGCAGCGTCAGCGCAGGACATGGCCAGCATGACAAACATGGGAATGCCGATCAGTAAAGACAACCCGATCCGTATGACCAACAATGAAAACCCATATGGTATTAATCCAAAAGCGATGGATGTAATCATTAAGGCATATAAACGCGCCCATATTTATAATTTCCGCGCGAGACGTGAATTGACCAAAGTAATTGCAGACATGGAAAACATTCCTGAAGAATGCATTGCTGTTGGTGCGGGATCAAGTGAATATCTTGTTGCCGCGGGCACATTATGCGCTGTATCCGGTGGTGATATGGTCATTCCGGAAATAACATTCGGATCAATCACCAGAAGCGCATCGGCATTAGGTTCAAAAATCATTCAAGCACCAATGAACGAGGACTTGTCCATCAGCCTAGATTCCTTGCGCAAGGCAATGACCAAAAACACAAAATGTGTTTATATTTGTAATCCAAATAACCCGGTTCCAAGTATCGTTGAAAAAACGGCACTTGAACAATTCTGTCTTGAGGTTTCAAAACAAGCAATGGTCGTTGTTGACGAGGCATATTATGAATATGTTCGTGATGACAGCTATTCAACAATGGCGCACCTAATTAAAGATAACCCAAATATTATCGTTCTTAGAACCGCTTCAAAAATTCATGCATTCGCAAATGTCCGTATTGGATTTGCCTTTGCGCATCCGGATACAATGAAAAAATTAATGGCGTTTCGTTCTGGCACATCGTCTTACCCAGCCATTATGGGTGCCGTTGCCAGCTATAAAGATCTTGATTACCAGAAATTTGTCATCGACAAAAATTATGAATCGCTTGAAATTCTTTATAAAATGTTTGAAGAACTGAATATGCCGTATGTGAAGGCACACGCCAATTTCGTTTTTGCCAATGCAGGACGTGATGCATCAGAAGTCAGAGAAAAATTACTTGAATCTGGTGTATTAATTGGACGACAATACGCGCATTCACCAAATTGGATCCGTATCAGCACCGCCAAGCCGGAAGAAACACAATATATGGTCGACGTTTATAAACGCGACTTTGGATAA
- a CDS encoding pyridoxal phosphate-dependent aminotransferase, which translates to MRELTRRDWLKGTSSLAAASLVYATTAQAQSVTVKGYTPTRENPIRMSANENPFGISRSAKNAMSESWGVSHLYARSGQNELRQLYADMNGVNPNNVLLASGSKEILKVMALITKIEGGRVLSANPTFHDLVRYADWVDTDITWVDVHNEDMSIDLDAMRKAYTDDVKIIYLCNPNNPIPTIIEKQALREFVLEMSQKCYVFVDEAYHEFVTDSNYGSMAEVAATTDNVIVSRTASKIHGFAGVRIGFAIAKPELLRKISRRVTGTIATPSVMGAIASYKDKEFMDFVVRKNKEGLEEVYKVFDKHNVRHFKSNANFTFFETGLDFKETKERFLKHGIDVGRPFPPFTTWARVSIQKPEDMKYFAEVYEKEFVG; encoded by the coding sequence ATGAGAGAATTAACAAGACGCGATTGGTTAAAAGGTACATCATCACTTGCAGCAGCCAGTCTGGTATACGCAACAACTGCGCAAGCACAAAGCGTTACCGTAAAGGGATACACCCCAACCAGAGAAAACCCAATCCGTATGAGCGCGAATGAAAACCCATTTGGTATTTCACGTTCAGCAAAAAATGCAATGTCGGAATCTTGGGGCGTATCACATTTATATGCTCGTTCAGGACAAAATGAATTAAGACAGCTATATGCGGATATGAACGGCGTTAATCCTAATAATGTTCTACTTGCTAGTGGTTCAAAAGAAATTCTAAAAGTTATGGCCCTGATCACTAAGATCGAAGGTGGTAGAGTGCTTTCAGCAAATCCGACCTTCCATGATCTTGTACGTTATGCTGATTGGGTTGATACAGATATCACCTGGGTTGATGTTCATAACGAAGATATGTCAATTGACCTAGACGCAATGCGTAAGGCATACACAGATGATGTAAAGATCATTTATCTATGTAATCCAAATAACCCAATTCCTACCATTATTGAAAAACAAGCATTGCGTGAATTCGTTCTTGAAATGTCACAGAAATGCTACGTCTTCGTGGATGAAGCATATCATGAATTTGTAACGGATTCTAACTATGGCTCAATGGCAGAGGTTGCAGCAACAACGGACAATGTGATCGTTTCACGTACTGCATCAAAAATTCACGGCTTTGCCGGCGTACGTATAGGTTTTGCTATTGCGAAACCGGAACTGCTTAGAAAGATCAGCCGCCGTGTAACTGGTACAATCGCCACCCCATCAGTAATGGGTGCCATTGCGAGTTACAAGGATAAAGAGTTTATGGATTTTGTCGTTCGCAAAAATAAAGAAGGCCTAGAAGAGGTTTACAAAGTATTTGATAAACACAATGTTCGCCATTTCAAATCAAACGCAAACTTCACATTCTTTGAAACCGGCCTTGATTTCAAAGAAACAAAAGAGCGTTTCTTAAAGCACGGTATTGACGTTGGCCGTCCGTTCCCGCCTTTCACAACATGGGCGCGTGTCAGCATTCAAAAACCGGAAGACATGAAATATTTCGCCGAAGTTTATGAAAAAGAATTTGTGGGATAA
- the trxA gene encoding thioredoxin has product MSIKAVTDADFEAEVLNSDKPVIVDFWAEWCGPCKQFGPVFEEVSENVAEVSFAKVNIDENPEAPTKYGVRGIPTMLMFKNGEVAAMKVGNTTKSDFEAWVNENK; this is encoded by the coding sequence ATGAGCATTAAAGCAGTAACAGACGCAGATTTTGAAGCAGAAGTTTTAAATTCTGATAAACCGGTAATCGTTGATTTTTGGGCGGAATGGTGCGGCCCATGTAAACAGTTTGGCCCTGTTTTTGAAGAAGTTTCAGAAAACGTTGCTGAAGTTTCATTTGCCAAAGTGAACATCGATGAAAACCCTGAAGCACCTACTAAATATGGTGTGCGTGGTATTCCGACAATGCTTATGTTCAAAAACGGCGAAGTTGCAGCGATGAAAGTTGGCAATACAACGAAAAGCGATTTCGAAGCATGGGTTAACGAAAACAAATAA